One genomic region from Candidatus Dadabacteria bacterium encodes:
- a CDS encoding NAD(P)/FAD-dependent oxidoreductase, with amino-acid sequence MNRAENAPISSNGSVRYGPDMKVLIVGAGVAGLTLCGLLEQRGFRPTLVERAPRFGDVGYVIVVWPSGSRILKGLGLYELLRERGCAFTDYNISNYRGKVINSYTIDSVVEKYGPIISIYRPDLIDILLGAVSDDSIRMDTTVVSLEDTGDGVETVFSNGTTGTYDLVIGCDGIRSRVRKEVFGDIPLRYSGMSGWGFWVNLDFCKSEGIIEYWGKGKFLGMWPTRGRLAIFTSVRRESGVQDSVDTRIDSIRRSFAEFGGVVPEILRSLDDPRNIYYDEYNDLRMNSWSRGRVVLVGDSVHAILPNAGAGVSMAMESAAVLAEELCRTDSVNLAHAFWQYESRRKGRVNKVQNQSRIMGKFIYTESGVLSSIRDYIVRVYSSRQLFRYWDSMLKDPL; translated from the coding sequence ATGAACCGGGCTGAGAATGCACCCATTTCCTCTAACGGCAGTGTCCGTTACGGTCCCGACATGAAAGTCCTTATCGTCGGTGCGGGTGTTGCGGGACTTACGCTCTGCGGGCTTCTCGAGCAGCGGGGCTTTCGTCCTACCCTTGTGGAGAGGGCTCCAAGGTTCGGGGATGTGGGATACGTGATAGTGGTCTGGCCCTCAGGCAGCAGGATACTCAAGGGACTCGGTCTTTACGAACTGCTCAGGGAGCGGGGCTGCGCTTTTACCGATTACAACATTTCCAACTACAGGGGCAAGGTTATAAACAGCTACACGATTGATTCCGTGGTTGAGAAGTACGGCCCTATAATAAGCATTTACCGTCCTGATCTGATAGACATACTCCTAGGGGCGGTAAGCGATGATTCGATCAGGATGGACACCACTGTTGTTTCCCTTGAGGACACTGGGGACGGAGTCGAGACGGTATTCAGCAACGGGACCACGGGAACCTATGACCTCGTTATAGGATGTGACGGGATAAGGTCAAGAGTTCGAAAAGAGGTCTTCGGCGACATACCGCTTCGCTACAGCGGCATGTCCGGGTGGGGCTTTTGGGTCAACCTGGACTTCTGCAAAAGCGAAGGGATCATAGAGTACTGGGGGAAGGGGAAGTTTCTCGGGATGTGGCCGACACGCGGACGTCTTGCCATTTTCACTAGCGTGAGGAGAGAATCCGGCGTTCAGGACAGCGTTGATACGAGAATAGATAGCATCCGTCGGAGTTTCGCCGAGTTCGGAGGCGTAGTGCCGGAAATCCTGCGCAGTCTTGATGATCCCCGCAATATTTACTATGACGAGTACAACGACCTCAGAATGAATAGCTGGTCGCGAGGAAGAGTGGTGCTTGTCGGAGATTCGGTTCACGCGATACTGCCGAACGCCGGCGCTGGCGTATCAATGGCGATGGAATCGGCGGCCGTTTTGGCCGAGGAACTTTGCAGAACCGATTCAGTGAACCTTGCTCACGCCTTCTGGCAGTATGAGTCAAGAAGAAAGGGAAGGGTGAACAAAGTTCAGAACCAGTCAAGGATCATGGGGAAATTCATATACACCGAAAGCGGTGTTCTCTCGTCTATTCGTGATTATATTGTGAGGGTATATTCGAGTAGACAGCTTTTCAGGTACTGGGACAGCATGCTGAAAGATCCCCTTTGA
- a CDS encoding sulfide-dependent adenosine diphosphate thiazole synthase — protein sequence MSDSLKTPQFAPIGEKEVTRAIVEGFSDEFSEYITSDVIIVGAGPSGLVAAKDIAKRKYKVLLVERMNYLGGGFWIGGYLMNKVTVRAPGQTVLDEIEVPYEEVTEGLFVADGPYACSKLIATACEAGAKVRNMTLFDDLVYRENGRVAGIVINWTPIANMPKEITCLDPVAIESKLVIDATGHDAYCVSRLSQQGLYRKLPGHGSMWVEKSEEALVEYTGEVHPGLLACGMAVNTTFGLPRMGPTFGGMLLSGKKVAQVAINILDEMD from the coding sequence ACCCCCCAGTTCGCGCCGATAGGAGAAAAAGAGGTCACCAGGGCCATCGTTGAAGGATTCTCGGATGAATTCAGCGAATACATTACAAGCGACGTCATAATCGTCGGTGCGGGGCCAAGCGGGCTCGTAGCGGCAAAGGACATAGCGAAAAGAAAGTACAAGGTTCTGCTCGTTGAAAGAATGAATTACCTGGGAGGAGGGTTCTGGATCGGCGGATACCTGATGAACAAGGTCACCGTACGCGCCCCGGGGCAAACAGTTCTTGACGAGATTGAAGTGCCGTATGAAGAGGTCACAGAAGGACTTTTCGTCGCCGACGGTCCTTACGCCTGTTCGAAGCTGATAGCGACGGCGTGTGAAGCCGGTGCGAAAGTGAGGAACATGACGCTGTTTGACGATCTGGTTTACAGGGAAAACGGAAGAGTCGCGGGGATAGTGATCAACTGGACACCCATCGCAAACATGCCCAAGGAAATAACTTGCCTTGACCCCGTAGCAATAGAATCAAAACTGGTAATAGATGCCACAGGGCACGACGCCTACTGCGTTTCCAGACTCTCTCAGCAGGGCCTTTACAGAAAGCTTCCGGGTCACGGATCGATGTGGGTCGAGAAATCGGAAGAAGCACTCGTTGAATACACTGGAGAAGTACATCCCGGCCTGCTCGCGTGCGGAATGGCGGTTAACACCACCTTCGGGCTTCCGAGGATGGGGCCCACTTTCGGCGGTATGCTGCTTTCCGGGAAAAAGGTAGCCCAAGTGGCTATAAACATACTTGATGAAATGGATTAG
- the def gene encoding peptide deformylase gives MANQREITELGNPVLRQRAPRVENISGTETQELIDDMILTAAEANGVGIAAPQVSESLRIFIIAGSLNSRYPDAPETEVRVVINPEIVSVSDEVEKGWEGCLSIPGIRALVPRYKSIRAVYRDRDNNLVEEDFSDFTARVFQHEYDHINGVVFLDRVESPLEIITEREYMKLVTQSDSEEQE, from the coding sequence ATGGCAAACCAACGTGAAATAACCGAACTGGGAAACCCCGTACTCAGGCAAAGGGCGCCGAGAGTGGAAAACATAAGTGGCACGGAGACCCAGGAGTTGATTGATGATATGATCCTTACAGCCGCCGAGGCAAACGGCGTCGGAATCGCCGCTCCTCAGGTATCTGAATCTCTCCGCATCTTCATAATCGCCGGATCCCTGAACTCGCGGTATCCCGATGCCCCCGAGACAGAAGTCAGGGTGGTAATCAACCCCGAGATAGTCTCGGTATCAGACGAGGTGGAAAAAGGCTGGGAAGGCTGCTTGAGCATCCCCGGAATACGGGCACTTGTACCAAGATACAAGTCGATCCGCGCTGTCTACAGGGACAGAGACAACAATCTAGTTGAAGAAGATTTCTCGGATTTCACGGCCAGAGTGTTCCAGCATGAATACGACCACATAAACGGAGTGGTGTTTCTTGACAGGGTTGAGAGCCCTCTGGAGATAATTACCGAAAGAGAATACATGAAACTTGTGACCCAATCCGATTCCGAGGAGCAGGAATGA
- a CDS encoding Do family serine endopeptidase produces MKSFKHLLFFFVLTAILSFPLSEALSHDFSESISATVKRLTPSVVNISTTNAIKTSPYQDEYFKKFFEKFFSDQMPGREFRNKGLGSGFIMSSDGYIITNNHVVRRAEEIEVILEGGKKYTAKIVGTDPVTDLALLKIDPEEPLPAVEMGDSSALAIGDSVFAIGNPFGLGHTVTAGIVSAKGRALGIGRYDNFIQTDAAINPGNSGGPLFDYEGKVVGVNTAVMARGQGLGFAIPINMTKTVVEHLKVHGKVIRGWLGIMIQDITPEISEALGINRDKGGLVSEVKERSPADKAGIRRGDVIVSVGSEKIPDAATLARKLALTKPGVDTKFVVLRDGKEKIFTIKLIEHPENEKIEESPDKLKAEEELGIEVSEITEQLRNRFQIKASGGVIIARVARGSLASEAGFLPGDVIVEVNGDAVGGLDDYHGALEKHGSNGTLLFLIERKGRTIYLGVKMGRE; encoded by the coding sequence ATGAAATCATTCAAACATCTGCTTTTTTTCTTCGTCTTGACGGCGATTCTCTCGTTTCCTCTATCAGAAGCCCTTTCCCATGATTTCTCCGAGTCCATCTCGGCTACGGTAAAGCGTCTTACCCCTTCGGTCGTTAATATAAGCACGACAAACGCAATAAAAACTTCGCCGTATCAGGATGAGTACTTCAAGAAATTTTTCGAAAAGTTTTTCTCCGACCAGATGCCGGGGAGGGAGTTCAGGAACAAGGGACTGGGTTCCGGCTTCATAATGAGTTCCGACGGCTACATAATTACTAACAACCATGTAGTGAGAAGAGCCGAGGAGATCGAGGTGATACTCGAAGGCGGCAAAAAATACACTGCCAAGATAGTCGGCACCGATCCCGTGACGGATCTTGCCCTGCTGAAAATCGATCCGGAAGAGCCTCTTCCCGCTGTGGAGATGGGCGATTCCTCTGCCCTTGCCATAGGAGACTCGGTGTTCGCCATCGGAAACCCTTTCGGCCTAGGTCACACGGTCACCGCCGGGATAGTCAGTGCGAAGGGAAGGGCTCTTGGAATCGGGCGGTACGACAACTTCATTCAGACCGACGCGGCTATTAACCCTGGAAACAGCGGTGGGCCGCTTTTTGACTATGAGGGCAAGGTGGTAGGCGTGAACACCGCGGTCATGGCCCGCGGCCAAGGCCTCGGTTTCGCCATACCGATAAACATGACGAAGACTGTCGTTGAGCATCTCAAGGTTCATGGAAAGGTCATCAGGGGTTGGCTTGGGATAATGATTCAGGACATAACCCCAGAAATTTCCGAGGCCCTCGGGATCAACCGCGACAAGGGAGGGCTCGTATCCGAGGTCAAGGAAAGAAGTCCGGCGGACAAGGCGGGCATCAGAAGGGGAGACGTTATTGTTTCCGTGGGGAGCGAGAAAATTCCGGACGCCGCTACGCTTGCAAGGAAACTGGCGCTTACCAAGCCCGGGGTTGATACGAAATTCGTGGTGCTTCGAGACGGGAAGGAGAAGATCTTTACCATAAAGCTTATCGAACATCCCGAGAACGAAAAAATCGAGGAATCCCCCGACAAGCTGAAAGCCGAAGAGGAACTCGGCATTGAAGTGAGCGAGATAACCGAGCAACTCAGAAACCGGTTCCAGATCAAGGCCTCGGGCGGAGTCATTATCGCAAGAGTTGCACGCGGGAGCCTTGCCTCCGAAGCAGGGTTTCTCCCGGGCGATGTTATAGTGGAGGTAAACGGAGATGCCGTTGGCGGACTCGATGACTACCATGGAGCGCTTGAGAAGCACGGTTCTAATGGAACCCTGCTTTTTCTTATCGAACGCAAGGGAAGGACAATATATCTTGGCGTAAAGATGGGGCGCGAGTGA
- a CDS encoding acyl-CoA synthetase produces the protein MSGIELIKRAGEFGQRTAVEDRTGNFTYADLLRVSRFAALNLLGDEKDLEEKRVAFLVPPGFDYVALKLGVWMAGGVSVPLGTVHSPREINYVIEDSCAETVVFHPDLAQKLEGVLSDIDVRFQKLPEVFQPARGELPGISEERRAMIIYTSGTTSKPKGVVSTHLGIKAQINSMTEAWEWTPEDSILNALPLHHLHGILNVVLCCLWSGARCVMMDGFNAQRVWKRFEKKDLTLFMAVPTIYSKLIDLWDDFSVAERRRMRNCLSGFRLMVSGSAALPVSVLEKWKEISGQVLLERYGMTEIGMALSNPYRGERLPGCVGFAMPGVEVGIFDENDRLVGVEGQGEIRVRGEGVFLEYWRKPRETESAFCDGWFKTGDIAFLERGGSYRILGRESVDIIKSGGYKISALEIEEVLMEHPLIRECAVVGVADPSWGERIGAALVLSEGASIDLEELRGWASDKLAWYKLPTRLLLLSSLPRNSMGKVIKNRIKRSFQNSL, from the coding sequence GTGTCGGGAATCGAACTTATAAAAAGGGCAGGAGAATTCGGGCAAAGGACCGCGGTTGAGGACCGGACGGGAAATTTCACTTACGCCGACTTGCTTCGTGTCTCGCGCTTTGCGGCGCTTAACCTTCTTGGCGACGAGAAAGATCTTGAGGAAAAAAGGGTTGCGTTTTTAGTTCCCCCAGGGTTCGATTACGTGGCGCTTAAGCTAGGCGTATGGATGGCGGGAGGAGTATCGGTTCCCTTGGGCACCGTTCATTCTCCGAGAGAGATAAATTACGTCATAGAGGACTCCTGCGCAGAGACGGTGGTTTTTCACCCGGACCTCGCTCAAAAACTCGAAGGGGTTTTATCCGATATTGACGTGCGGTTCCAGAAGCTTCCGGAAGTTTTCCAGCCAGCCCGAGGAGAACTTCCCGGGATTTCCGAAGAGAGAAGGGCAATGATCATATACACAAGCGGCACTACCTCTAAACCCAAGGGAGTAGTCTCAACTCATCTCGGCATAAAAGCCCAGATAAACAGCATGACGGAGGCGTGGGAGTGGACCCCTGAAGATTCGATACTCAACGCCCTGCCTCTTCACCATCTCCATGGGATACTGAATGTCGTTCTCTGCTGCCTGTGGTCCGGTGCCAGATGCGTGATGATGGACGGGTTCAATGCGCAGCGAGTATGGAAGAGGTTTGAAAAGAAAGACCTGACCCTCTTTATGGCCGTTCCCACTATTTACTCCAAACTGATAGATCTCTGGGATGATTTTTCCGTTGCGGAGAGAAGACGCATGAGAAATTGTCTTTCGGGCTTTCGTCTCATGGTTTCCGGCTCCGCGGCTCTTCCCGTGTCCGTTCTTGAAAAATGGAAAGAGATAAGCGGGCAGGTGCTTCTTGAGAGATATGGAATGACCGAGATAGGAATGGCTCTTTCGAATCCTTACAGAGGCGAAAGGCTGCCGGGATGCGTGGGCTTTGCAATGCCTGGGGTCGAGGTGGGAATTTTCGACGAGAACGACAGGCTGGTGGGTGTTGAAGGGCAGGGGGAAATCAGGGTAAGGGGAGAAGGCGTGTTTCTTGAATACTGGAGAAAACCGCGGGAGACGGAAAGTGCCTTTTGTGACGGATGGTTCAAAACCGGAGATATCGCATTTTTAGAGCGCGGAGGTTCCTACAGGATACTCGGGCGGGAATCCGTGGACATAATAAAGTCAGGTGGATACAAGATATCCGCCCTCGAGATCGAGGAAGTGCTGATGGAGCATCCGCTTATCAGGGAGTGTGCGGTGGTAGGGGTCGCCGACCCGAGCTGGGGAGAGAGGATAGGGGCGGCTCTCGTGTTAAGTGAGGGTGCCTCGATTGACCTTGAGGAGCTTCGCGGCTGGGCTTCCGACAAACTTGCCTGGTACAAGCTTCCGACCCGGCTTCTGCTGCTTTCCTCGCTCCCGAGAAACTCAATGGGAAAGGTAATCAAAAACCGCATTAAGCGGTCTTTTCAAAATAGTTTATAA
- a CDS encoding RidA family protein yields MIEEKLAELGIELAEEVPALGSYVPATVSGNLIFVSGQLPVEKGRLLFMGKVGTDLTVEDGYEAARLAAINGLSVISHILEDLRQLSRVVKVTGYVASAPGFTEQHKVVNGASEFFSDILSENGRHARVAVGVPALPMDSPVEIEIIAEFSPGYDF; encoded by the coding sequence ATGATAGAGGAAAAACTCGCAGAACTTGGAATAGAGCTTGCAGAGGAAGTTCCGGCCTTGGGAAGCTACGTTCCCGCTACAGTGTCGGGCAATCTGATTTTTGTATCAGGTCAGCTTCCCGTCGAAAAAGGAAGGCTTCTTTTCATGGGCAAGGTGGGAACCGATCTTACGGTTGAAGATGGCTACGAAGCGGCCAGGCTCGCGGCGATAAACGGCCTTTCCGTGATCAGTCATATCTTGGAAGATCTTCGCCAGCTAAGCAGGGTCGTGAAAGTGACGGGTTACGTGGCAAGCGCCCCCGGGTTTACGGAACAGCACAAGGTGGTTAACGGCGCCTCAGAGTTTTTCTCCGACATACTCTCTGAGAACGGACGCCACGCGAGGGTTGCGGTGGGGGTTCCCGCACTTCCGATGGATTCCCCGGTGGAAATTGAAATCATAGCCGAGTTCTCACCCGGCTATGATTTCTGA